In Stieleria varia, one genomic interval encodes:
- a CDS encoding transglutaminase TgpA family protein, with translation MNSATRNPVTRSSQRHSDFESLVTSPATVESDSRNIDTADIKLKMQFALLSMAGGMVLSSGQGTESIAVIAILSAIVGFVFVDWLRIASLPPIGAYVAMGGAAAYCVKDFWSDPDRSEQQMISVALLLVLVQAVLMLQVKSRRIYEQLGVFCLLELVVAAIFNDAINYGLWLLPTALVGGCALSLLGITSTLDDVAVSPKAASSGLSDPRERPRSLVMSWLLLPLVASKDGPATIQSWSPTAAGSLLQSSTRWPWYALMTLTPAVLVISTVFFYVLPRKMDANRAPGTGKTLIGFDDQIRLEQLGHMMQNADTALRIVLTDRDTGTSYRLKNGMYLRGRTLEKYSVDLSQAISTWNSLPTGPISGAQDLPPEYFPIRRGERGAYDSVQVEITCEPMNSASLFAIAPYHNDGGQRIVTHAVDRWTLTRRDIVRPFPRIKYRFGTNAFFRGEQSDWIVSASPAERIMASDVFSISQSFRDRFRGDREPTYADQLLSINRQQMPTVVELAQTLMQQLPAAQRNSYSVAKAFQLHLATDPRYTYTVNLNAAKAEGVDPIEQFVAKDRRGHCQYFASALAMMLRSVGIPSRVIVGYRTDEYSDLGQYYIARQQHAHAWVEALIDREQMPGGITVAGQPDRGQYWLRLDPTPGQGGMQGSGTGQVDTVIDLAKNIWEEYVVDMNAERQNQAIGNREADDADGTRLAWVSSLRQKLAAFNTGDFDGETVSLKKLFSPPVAALVITVSALALLLAHFPVFRIRMFRLLRRSASGEQADTPSTAPQLSFYRDALEVLSQIGIVRGKHETPSELLRRVAQQGQSESLSQPLSILTGAFVQQRYGGRSERPDARGGSEEIQQIEGALDRLRAAVQQRRHADLTCGV, from the coding sequence ATGAACTCCGCAACACGGAACCCCGTAACACGCAGTTCGCAACGCCATTCGGACTTCGAATCCTTGGTGACGTCGCCTGCGACCGTCGAAAGCGATAGTCGCAACATCGACACGGCCGACATCAAGCTGAAGATGCAATTTGCGTTGTTGTCCATGGCAGGCGGAATGGTTTTGTCCTCCGGGCAGGGCACGGAGAGCATCGCAGTGATCGCGATTCTCTCTGCAATTGTCGGATTTGTGTTCGTCGATTGGTTACGAATCGCGTCCTTGCCGCCGATCGGTGCTTATGTTGCGATGGGCGGCGCGGCGGCATACTGCGTCAAGGATTTTTGGTCGGATCCCGATCGCAGTGAGCAGCAGATGATCTCTGTTGCCCTGTTGTTGGTGTTGGTACAAGCGGTTTTGATGTTGCAAGTCAAATCGCGGCGGATCTATGAGCAATTGGGAGTGTTCTGTTTGCTGGAACTGGTTGTCGCTGCGATCTTTAATGATGCGATCAACTATGGTCTTTGGTTGTTGCCCACCGCATTGGTGGGTGGTTGTGCATTGAGTCTATTGGGGATCACATCGACACTGGATGATGTTGCGGTGTCCCCGAAAGCCGCATCGTCGGGCTTGTCGGATCCGAGAGAGCGTCCGCGATCGTTGGTCATGTCTTGGCTGCTGTTGCCATTGGTGGCGTCCAAGGACGGTCCGGCAACGATCCAAAGCTGGTCGCCAACTGCAGCAGGTTCCCTGTTGCAATCGTCTACACGTTGGCCATGGTACGCGTTGATGACGTTGACGCCCGCGGTGCTTGTGATCAGCACGGTGTTCTTCTATGTCTTGCCGCGAAAGATGGACGCGAATCGGGCTCCGGGCACCGGTAAGACGTTGATCGGGTTTGACGATCAGATCCGCTTGGAGCAATTGGGGCACATGATGCAGAACGCGGACACGGCGTTGCGAATCGTGTTGACCGATCGTGATACCGGCACGTCGTATCGATTGAAAAACGGTATGTACCTGAGAGGTCGTACGTTGGAGAAATATTCGGTCGATTTGAGTCAGGCCATATCGACATGGAACTCGTTGCCGACGGGGCCCATCAGCGGCGCCCAAGATTTGCCGCCGGAGTACTTTCCGATTCGTAGAGGGGAGCGCGGGGCATACGATTCGGTCCAAGTCGAGATCACGTGCGAACCGATGAACAGCGCGTCGCTGTTTGCCATTGCCCCCTATCACAATGATGGCGGTCAACGCATCGTCACTCACGCGGTTGATCGTTGGACGTTGACCAGACGCGACATCGTGCGGCCGTTTCCACGGATCAAGTATCGATTCGGAACGAACGCATTTTTTCGTGGCGAGCAGTCGGATTGGATTGTCAGCGCAAGCCCGGCGGAACGAATCATGGCCAGCGACGTGTTTTCGATTTCGCAATCTTTTCGTGATCGGTTTCGAGGAGATCGTGAGCCCACCTACGCGGATCAACTGTTATCGATCAACCGGCAACAGATGCCGACCGTTGTCGAACTGGCACAGACGTTGATGCAGCAATTGCCCGCTGCGCAACGCAACTCCTATTCGGTGGCCAAAGCGTTTCAGTTGCACCTTGCCACCGATCCACGCTACACCTACACGGTCAATCTGAATGCGGCCAAGGCGGAGGGGGTCGATCCGATCGAGCAATTTGTCGCCAAGGATCGCCGCGGGCACTGTCAGTACTTTGCCTCGGCCCTGGCGATGATGTTGCGCAGCGTCGGGATTCCTTCGCGAGTGATCGTCGGCTATCGCACGGACGAGTACAGCGACTTGGGGCAGTATTACATTGCTCGACAGCAGCACGCGCATGCTTGGGTGGAGGCATTGATCGATCGTGAGCAGATGCCAGGTGGAATCACGGTCGCCGGACAACCGGACCGTGGCCAGTATTGGCTTCGCCTGGACCCAACGCCAGGTCAGGGCGGCATGCAAGGCAGCGGGACCGGGCAAGTCGACACGGTCATCGACTTGGCCAAGAACATCTGGGAAGAATACGTCGTGGACATGAACGCGGAACGCCAGAACCAAGCGATCGGAAATCGCGAGGCTGACGACGCAGACGGTACAAGGCTCGCGTGGGTCAGCTCCTTGCGTCAGAAACTGGCCGCCTTCAACACCGGAGATTTTGACGGTGAAACGGTATCACTCAAGAAACTTTTTTCGCCGCCGGTAGCCGCCTTGGTCATTACCGTCTCAGCCCTTGCTCTGTTGTTGGCTCATTTTCCTGTGTTTCGAATTCGGATGTTCCGCCTGTTGAGACGTTCCGCGAGCGGCGAACAAGCAGACACGCCATCCACCGCGCCGCAATTGAGTTTTTACCGTGACGCCCTGGAGGTGCTTTCGCAAATCGGGATCGTCCGGGGCAAGCACGAGACCCCCAGTGAGTTGCTGCGCCGCGTTGCCCAACAAGGACAATCCGAATCGCTGTCCCAACCCCTCTCGATTTTGACAGGGGCATTTGTTCAGCAGCGATATGGTGGCAGGTCGGAGAGACCAGACGCTCGGGGTGGTTCTGAGGAGATTCAGCAAATCGAGGGGGCGTTGGACAGGCTACGTGCCGCCGTCCAGCAACGGCGGCACGCTGACTTGACCTGTGGTGTATAA
- a CDS encoding DUF58 domain-containing protein — translation MAEDSEISLVDSPDAASSAPDLTPKRLRRWFRYRLTRLGFHFLFVALFAMVGGAIRGFNLLLVLAGLLVGVMLIQWRSSRRVIHCGDVTRRTPLEIFADRRFTLRYLVQNRSRFLPMWMVKVEDEMEDLSWPSEDSIARLASAVGFIAPQSTTIATCRCLITRRGRYRFGTPVISTTFPFSLLEARQTVERPLEVMVYPALLTLRVNWQRQLPRAQRGQNVDTSRSSGGDGTFFGIREWQNGDSPRWIHWRTTARLGEPAVRQFEQNVRRRICLLVDAMSDDPMATGASAVENAISLAATMVCEMVGRGNTVCCGVSGASPRLVASQHGVASRTEILQMLADTTVVDRHQANDALQAAVEMVARRLGNRFDLVVLSPRSINNVLATDDASQQDERKSDGTYRNSLRSLLGDWKRRHKLAWVDVTSDTWNQMVVSPDAEPVSNRSGPSRSGPSRSGPSRSDADRTSPGVVNGFGATQ, via the coding sequence ATGGCTGAAGATTCAGAAATCAGTCTCGTCGACTCGCCTGACGCCGCAAGTTCTGCGCCAGATTTAACGCCCAAACGATTGCGTCGCTGGTTTCGGTATCGATTGACACGGCTCGGGTTTCACTTTCTGTTCGTCGCACTGTTCGCGATGGTCGGGGGCGCGATCCGCGGATTCAACTTGTTGTTGGTGTTGGCCGGGTTGTTGGTCGGCGTGATGCTGATCCAGTGGCGCAGCAGTCGGCGTGTCATCCATTGCGGTGACGTGACGCGGCGGACTCCCCTGGAGATCTTTGCGGACCGCCGTTTCACACTGCGATACTTGGTCCAGAATCGCAGCCGTTTCTTACCGATGTGGATGGTTAAAGTCGAAGACGAGATGGAGGATCTGTCTTGGCCATCGGAGGACTCCATCGCGCGTTTGGCCAGCGCAGTCGGTTTCATCGCACCCCAATCGACCACGATCGCGACTTGTCGCTGTTTGATCACGCGAAGAGGTCGATATCGTTTCGGCACTCCGGTCATCTCGACGACATTTCCGTTTTCGCTATTGGAAGCCCGACAGACAGTGGAGCGTCCACTGGAGGTGATGGTTTATCCGGCGTTGTTGACATTGCGTGTGAATTGGCAGCGTCAATTGCCTCGTGCGCAGCGTGGTCAGAACGTTGACACGTCGCGTTCCAGCGGCGGCGACGGCACCTTCTTTGGCATTCGCGAATGGCAAAACGGCGACAGCCCGCGTTGGATTCATTGGCGGACGACGGCACGACTGGGCGAGCCCGCGGTGCGGCAGTTCGAACAGAACGTGCGTCGCCGGATCTGTCTGCTGGTGGATGCGATGTCGGACGATCCGATGGCGACAGGAGCGAGCGCGGTGGAAAACGCGATTTCACTCGCGGCGACGATGGTTTGTGAAATGGTCGGCCGCGGCAACACGGTTTGCTGTGGCGTCAGTGGCGCATCGCCAAGATTGGTGGCCAGCCAACACGGCGTGGCAAGTCGCACTGAGATTTTGCAGATGCTTGCTGACACCACGGTTGTTGATCGCCATCAAGCAAATGACGCGTTGCAAGCGGCGGTTGAAATGGTCGCTCGCCGGCTGGGAAACCGTTTTGATTTGGTCGTCTTGAGTCCTCGCTCGATCAACAACGTCTTAGCCACCGACGACGCGAGTCAACAGGACGAGCGGAAAAGTGACGGAACGTATCGCAATTCACTACGTTCATTGTTGGGCGACTGGAAACGCAGGCACAAGCTGGCTTGGGTCGATGTGACGAGTGACACATGGAACCAGATGGTGGTGTCGCCAGATGCCGAACCAGTTTCGAATCGCTCAGGTCCCAGTCGCTCAGGTCCCAGTCGCTCAGGTCCCAGTCGCTCAGACGCAGATCGAACCTCACCGGGTGTTGTCAATGGTTTTGGAGCGACGCAATGA
- the lhgO gene encoding L-2-hydroxyglutarate oxidase has product MPTTDFSVIGGGIVGLATAWKLQQRYSDARVCVLESESRVGTHQTGHNSGVLHSGIYYQPGSVKARTCRTGKRQMESFCEEHAIAWERCGKVVVATSQSELAALDDIAQRAVQNGVQFERIDSDRLRELEPSVAGVAALHVPETGIVNYRSVAEKLSQLIRDAGGEVHTQFSVEQIQIGQHDVKLTSRSGDTLECDQIVNCAGLYSDRICQLSGTVPSVRIVPFRGEYYDLIPERRSLCRNLIYPVPDPSFPFLGVHFTRMIDGCVECGPNAVLALSRGGYGWSKINLRDLGETVFWIGFRRLAARHWRAGLGEMHRSISKAAFVRALQRLIPTLKSEDLVKGRAGVRAQAISSDGKLVDEFLIQSADRATHVLNAPSPGATASLAIADTIVDRVASPPPLPKNEST; this is encoded by the coding sequence ATGCCAACCACGGATTTTTCGGTCATCGGCGGCGGAATCGTTGGATTGGCGACGGCTTGGAAACTGCAACAACGCTACTCGGACGCCCGCGTCTGCGTGCTCGAATCCGAATCCCGCGTGGGAACTCATCAAACCGGACACAATTCCGGCGTCTTGCATTCGGGCATCTACTACCAACCCGGCAGCGTCAAAGCGAGAACGTGTCGGACGGGGAAACGTCAAATGGAGTCGTTCTGTGAGGAACACGCTATCGCATGGGAACGATGTGGCAAAGTCGTTGTGGCAACCAGCCAATCTGAATTGGCGGCGCTAGACGATATCGCCCAACGCGCGGTCCAAAACGGTGTTCAGTTCGAACGGATCGATTCGGATCGCTTGCGAGAATTGGAACCCAGTGTCGCGGGGGTCGCCGCGTTGCATGTTCCTGAAACCGGCATCGTGAACTACCGGTCGGTCGCCGAAAAATTGTCCCAGTTGATCCGCGATGCGGGTGGCGAAGTCCACACGCAGTTTTCCGTCGAGCAGATCCAGATTGGTCAACACGATGTCAAACTCACGAGTCGATCGGGGGACACGCTGGAGTGCGATCAGATCGTCAACTGCGCGGGTCTGTACAGTGATCGCATTTGTCAATTGAGTGGGACCGTACCCTCGGTTCGCATCGTGCCGTTTCGTGGTGAATACTACGACTTGATCCCCGAACGTCGTTCGCTGTGTCGAAACTTGATCTACCCCGTCCCCGATCCCTCGTTTCCTTTTCTGGGCGTTCACTTCACCCGCATGATCGACGGTTGCGTCGAATGCGGCCCCAATGCCGTGCTGGCATTGTCACGCGGTGGTTACGGTTGGAGCAAAATCAACTTGCGTGATTTAGGTGAGACCGTTTTCTGGATCGGATTTCGACGCTTGGCGGCACGGCACTGGCGAGCAGGCTTGGGCGAAATGCATCGCTCGATCAGCAAGGCCGCGTTTGTCAGGGCACTGCAACGTCTGATCCCAACGTTGAAAAGCGAGGACTTGGTCAAGGGACGCGCCGGAGTGCGCGCCCAAGCCATCTCGTCCGATGGCAAACTGGTGGACGAGTTCTTGATCCAGTCCGCCGACCGAGCGACTCATGTGTTGAACGCGCCATCGCCCGGCGCGACCGCATCACTGGCGATCGCCGACACAATTGTCGATCGAGTCGCGTCACCGCCACCTCTCCCAAAGAACGAATCCACGTGA
- a CDS encoding site-2 protease family protein yields MTDSFGLLLAAAEPDGIAYVIWSQVLLWTRVALGIGFVIFVHELGHFLAAKTFGVKCEKFYVGFDVPIKIGPIKFPRTLGKFTYGETEYGIGIIPLGGYVKMLGQDDDPRKAEEEAERIRLSGGSEEDDEPVELDPRSYPAKKVWQRMIIISAGVVMNVITGIMFAAIAFGTGVPYTPSVIGGVSPGGPAWQAGVQPGGQVVAVDGLNDNEMHFREMRSAILHGSLEHPDSPIDVTVKYDDGDHEFQLDTTAHPAGNGMRMIGITSATSTTLSEETVATPNSIAATVLTDSDAGASIVGFDGNKINEEALVPGSKLFDYMYTHPDKTITLELRRADGSQHTVEMPPQPSTWSGIRFAAGPVMALIKDGPAEKAGMQVGDVITSVDGETDIDAESLLLRLATEQPVKLSLKRGEETVDVTIQPSDMMQTLSPTSGAAGQAAVNAYGFAFDILPEVAAFDSSRLADDVENNQPLSPGDKIQEVRLLWTDEDIPSNLQDDIYAGLLQQLREGWEFSAENNVANFSDALQFLPADARFRVFAKSAKDGTIVESVVKLGVDERFRFERGIGFTGFERVQTASSMGQAIGLGFREAKRRMGDVFRFLRLAVRGQVSRKQVGGPIMIFKVAGMEAKRGLSAQLMFLTMLSMNLAVLNFLPVPALDGGHMVFLTAELIRGKRVNEELEMRLTLAGVLLILALMAFVIFNDIAG; encoded by the coding sequence ATGACTGATTCTTTCGGATTGTTGTTGGCCGCCGCCGAACCAGATGGCATTGCCTATGTGATTTGGTCGCAAGTCCTATTGTGGACTCGCGTGGCGTTGGGGATCGGATTCGTGATCTTTGTCCACGAACTGGGACACTTCCTGGCTGCGAAGACCTTTGGCGTGAAATGCGAGAAGTTTTACGTCGGGTTTGACGTGCCGATCAAAATCGGTCCGATCAAGTTTCCGCGGACGCTCGGCAAGTTCACTTATGGTGAAACCGAATACGGCATCGGCATCATCCCATTGGGAGGCTATGTCAAGATGCTTGGTCAGGACGACGATCCGCGCAAAGCGGAGGAGGAAGCCGAGCGAATTCGACTTTCGGGCGGTTCGGAAGAAGACGACGAACCGGTGGAGTTGGACCCGCGCAGCTATCCGGCCAAAAAAGTTTGGCAGCGGATGATCATCATCAGCGCCGGCGTGGTCATGAACGTGATCACCGGGATCATGTTTGCCGCGATCGCGTTTGGCACCGGCGTTCCCTATACACCATCGGTGATCGGCGGGGTTTCACCCGGCGGACCGGCTTGGCAAGCAGGCGTGCAGCCGGGCGGGCAAGTCGTCGCCGTGGACGGACTCAACGACAACGAAATGCATTTTCGTGAAATGCGATCGGCCATCCTGCATGGGAGTTTGGAGCATCCGGATTCACCGATCGATGTCACGGTGAAATACGACGACGGCGATCACGAGTTTCAACTCGATACGACGGCGCACCCGGCGGGCAACGGCATGCGGATGATCGGGATCACCAGTGCAACGTCCACGACGTTGTCCGAAGAAACCGTTGCGACACCCAACAGCATCGCCGCCACGGTGTTGACGGACAGCGATGCGGGCGCTTCCATCGTGGGCTTTGATGGCAACAAGATCAACGAGGAGGCACTGGTCCCCGGGTCCAAGTTGTTCGATTACATGTACACCCATCCGGACAAGACGATCACATTGGAACTGCGGCGTGCGGATGGTTCGCAGCACACGGTCGAGATGCCGCCGCAGCCGAGCACGTGGTCGGGGATCCGTTTTGCCGCCGGCCCTGTGATGGCATTGATAAAAGATGGTCCGGCAGAGAAAGCCGGCATGCAAGTTGGCGATGTGATCACAAGCGTCGATGGCGAAACCGACATCGATGCGGAATCATTGTTGTTGCGTTTAGCGACCGAGCAACCGGTAAAGCTTTCGCTCAAACGCGGCGAAGAGACGGTGGACGTGACGATCCAGCCGTCGGACATGATGCAAACTCTTTCGCCGACGTCGGGAGCCGCCGGTCAAGCTGCGGTGAACGCGTATGGTTTTGCATTCGATATTTTGCCTGAAGTCGCTGCGTTTGATTCGTCGCGTTTGGCAGACGATGTCGAAAACAACCAGCCGCTCAGCCCCGGAGACAAGATCCAAGAAGTCCGCTTGCTGTGGACCGACGAAGACATCCCCAGCAATTTGCAAGACGACATCTACGCAGGGCTGCTGCAACAGTTGCGTGAAGGTTGGGAGTTTTCTGCTGAGAACAACGTTGCCAATTTTTCGGATGCGTTGCAATTCCTGCCGGCCGATGCGCGGTTTCGTGTGTTTGCTAAATCGGCAAAGGACGGAACGATCGTCGAATCGGTCGTCAAATTGGGCGTTGATGAACGTTTTCGATTCGAGCGTGGAATCGGATTCACCGGGTTCGAACGCGTTCAAACTGCATCATCGATGGGTCAAGCCATCGGGTTGGGATTTCGGGAAGCCAAGCGACGGATGGGCGACGTGTTCCGATTTTTGCGACTGGCAGTCCGCGGTCAGGTCAGCCGTAAACAAGTCGGTGGCCCGATCATGATTTTCAAGGTCGCTGGGATGGAAGCCAAACGCGGCTTGTCGGCACAGTTGATGTTCTTGACCATGTTGAGCATGAACCTTGCCGTGCTGAACTTCTTGCCCGTCCCGGCGCTCGACGGCGGACACATGGTTTTCCTGACCGCCGAATTGATCCGGGGCAAACGGGTCAACGAAGAACTGGAGATGCGTTTGACGTTGGCCGGCGTGTTGCTGATCCTCGCTCTGATGGCCTTCGTGATTTTCAACGACATTGCAGGCTAA
- the dxr gene encoding 1-deoxy-D-xylulose-5-phosphate reductoisomerase — protein MQRTSCNVAVLGATGSIGTATLDVLKHLQATDSQCDWRLWAASGHTNVDKLARELVAMGSPDTRLVMSEPEAAACWQSAHAERDSEPKHQVLTGPDALVKVASEPAVDTVVAAIVGRAGLESTLAAIEHGKRVALANKETLVVAGSLVAESLNEGRKSASGAEILPVDSEHSAIFQCIASHPSAVKKLILTASGGPFREATVQQMRDATPESALAHPTWDMGRKISIDSATMMNKALEIIEARWLFDLPAEAIEVVVHPQSIIHSMVEFTDGSVIAQLSPPDMRMPIQLALTHPRRLPGIAPSLDRAQRWDLQLMPADLERFPALRLGFEVARVGGTAGAVVNAANECAVALFLDGQIRFTDIAQVCQTVLNHHNFESTPTLSRLLELDRWARDEAQRCCAAST, from the coding sequence TTGCAGCGAACGTCCTGTAACGTCGCGGTTCTAGGGGCGACCGGCAGCATTGGGACCGCGACGCTGGACGTCCTGAAACACTTGCAAGCCACCGATTCGCAGTGCGATTGGCGGCTGTGGGCGGCGTCCGGGCACACCAATGTGGACAAATTAGCGCGGGAGCTGGTCGCGATGGGCTCTCCGGACACGCGTCTGGTGATGTCGGAGCCGGAAGCGGCCGCGTGCTGGCAGTCGGCGCACGCGGAACGCGATTCGGAGCCCAAACACCAAGTCCTGACCGGCCCAGACGCACTGGTCAAGGTCGCGTCGGAACCGGCCGTTGATACTGTGGTGGCAGCAATTGTCGGCCGGGCGGGTTTGGAAAGCACGCTGGCGGCCATCGAGCACGGCAAACGAGTGGCTTTGGCGAACAAAGAGACGCTGGTCGTGGCCGGTTCGCTGGTCGCTGAGTCGCTCAATGAAGGCCGCAAGAGTGCCAGCGGGGCGGAGATTCTGCCGGTGGACAGTGAGCATTCGGCAATTTTCCAGTGCATCGCCTCCCACCCGTCCGCAGTAAAAAAACTGATTTTGACCGCCAGCGGTGGTCCGTTTCGCGAAGCCACCGTGCAGCAGATGCGTGACGCGACCCCGGAATCCGCGCTCGCTCACCCCACATGGGACATGGGCCGCAAGATTTCGATTGACTCCGCCACAATGATGAACAAGGCCTTGGAGATCATCGAGGCGCGTTGGCTGTTCGATTTGCCGGCCGAAGCGATCGAGGTCGTGGTTCATCCTCAATCGATCATTCACTCGATGGTTGAATTCACGGACGGATCGGTGATCGCACAGCTTAGCCCCCCCGACATGAGAATGCCTATTCAGCTAGCGTTGACCCACCCCCGCAGATTGCCCGGAATCGCGCCGTCACTGGACCGGGCTCAGCGTTGGGACCTACAGTTGATGCCGGCGGACTTGGAGCGATTTCCTGCGTTGAGGCTAGGATTCGAAGTCGCGCGAGTGGGCGGGACCGCGGGTGCGGTGGTCAATGCGGCCAACGAATGTGCGGTCGCCCTGTTTTTAGACGGCCAAATCCGCTTTACTGACATCGCCCAGGTGTGCCAAACCGTCCTGAACCATCATAATTTTGAGTCCACACCGACACTGAGCCGGCTGTTGGAACTGGACCGTTGGGCTCGCGACGAAGCCCAGCGTTGCTGTGCGGCATCCACCTGA
- the ftsH gene encoding ATP-dependent zinc metalloprotease FtsH, producing MSDDQRKKDSNRGEGKGNETRGSGSVVFVLIAVVCAIVASAFLMGNNTNRIRYPDLERLLREHAETLASSNPTNRPKIETASTQDPAVVVEYSDLQSVLLGDETITGTVMYRKLGTAGKDRSNAENVPKLVKFSTIRVRNDAQDASLNKLLIDSGVQWDNARPNRWLADHWLELMMVAAVILLGVIMLRRIGGMGSPMSFSRSRGKLHGQEDLSISFEDAAGIDEAVEEVREVVDFLKNSEKYQALGGRIPKGVLLVGPPGTGKTLLAKAIAGEAGVPFFSLSGSDFVEMFVGVGAARVRDMFQQAVSRAPCIIFIDELDALGKSRSGSVVGGHDEREQTLNALLVEMDGFDSNSGVIVIAATNRPETLDAALLRPGRFDRHVLVDRPDVAGREAILKVHVRSVRLADDVDLRHIASITSGFVGADLANLVNEAALLAARGDKTSVSTQEFDEAVERVTAGLEKKNRVMNEDEKIRVAYHEAGHALVAAALPNTDPVHKVSIIPRGIAALGYTMQRPESERYLMTKTELESRMKVLLAGTLTEEMIFQDISTGAQNDLERCSEIARSMVMDYGMSRLGRLNFRRSTRSPFLAGGGGNEYQFSYGAETAKMIDKEVARIVEDALTQTREILSQRREVLEAVTQRLLEVEAIDNTELNRLIQQHTGGPWLVPGTVTEKPRAQIRTDETDAQRNASAT from the coding sequence ATGAGCGACGATCAGCGAAAGAAAGATTCCAACCGGGGCGAGGGCAAAGGCAACGAAACGCGTGGCAGTGGCAGCGTCGTGTTCGTCCTAATCGCCGTCGTCTGTGCGATCGTCGCCAGCGCGTTTTTGATGGGAAATAACACCAATCGAATCCGCTATCCCGACCTGGAACGCCTGCTGCGAGAACACGCCGAGACGCTGGCGTCGTCCAATCCGACGAATCGGCCCAAGATCGAAACCGCCTCGACCCAAGATCCCGCCGTCGTGGTCGAGTATTCCGATCTGCAGTCCGTCTTGTTGGGCGACGAGACGATCACGGGCACCGTGATGTATCGCAAACTGGGCACCGCTGGAAAAGACCGCTCGAACGCTGAGAACGTGCCGAAGTTGGTAAAATTTTCCACGATCCGAGTCCGTAACGACGCCCAAGACGCGTCGCTGAACAAGCTGCTGATCGATTCCGGGGTCCAATGGGACAACGCACGCCCCAACCGCTGGCTGGCCGATCATTGGCTGGAATTGATGATGGTCGCCGCAGTGATCCTGCTGGGCGTGATCATGCTGCGCCGAATCGGCGGGATGGGCTCGCCCATGTCGTTCTCTCGCAGTCGCGGAAAATTGCACGGCCAAGAGGACTTGTCGATCTCCTTCGAAGACGCTGCGGGGATCGACGAAGCCGTGGAGGAGGTCCGCGAAGTCGTCGACTTTCTCAAGAACAGCGAGAAATACCAAGCGCTCGGCGGACGTATCCCCAAAGGCGTGTTGCTCGTCGGGCCTCCCGGAACGGGCAAGACGTTGTTGGCCAAAGCGATCGCGGGCGAAGCCGGTGTGCCGTTCTTTAGCCTCTCCGGCAGCGACTTTGTCGAAATGTTCGTCGGCGTCGGTGCCGCGCGTGTCCGAGACATGTTCCAACAAGCCGTCAGTCGCGCACCGTGCATCATCTTCATCGACGAACTCGACGCGCTCGGAAAGAGCCGTAGTGGATCGGTGGTCGGCGGTCACGACGAACGCGAACAAACACTCAACGCGTTGTTGGTCGAAATGGACGGTTTCGATTCCAACTCCGGCGTCATCGTCATCGCAGCAACCAACCGACCGGAGACCCTCGACGCAGCTTTGTTGCGACCGGGACGTTTTGACCGTCACGTGCTGGTGGATCGACCCGACGTCGCCGGACGCGAAGCGATCTTGAAGGTTCACGTGCGCTCGGTTCGCTTGGCCGACGACGTCGATCTGCGGCACATCGCATCGATCACCAGCGGATTCGTCGGCGCGGACTTGGCCAACCTGGTCAACGAAGCCGCTTTGTTGGCAGCGCGTGGCGACAAGACCAGCGTGTCGACCCAAGAGTTCGACGAAGCCGTCGAGCGTGTGACGGCTGGCTTGGAAAAGAAAAACCGCGTGATGAACGAAGACGAGAAAATTCGCGTCGCGTATCACGAAGCCGGCCACGCCTTGGTCGCGGCCGCTTTGCCCAACACCGACCCGGTTCATAAGGTCAGCATCATCCCACGTGGCATCGCGGCACTCGGTTACACGATGCAGCGTCCCGAATCCGAACGGTACTTGATGACCAAGACGGAACTGGAAAGCCGCATGAAGGTCTTGCTGGCCGGAACGCTGACCGAAGAAATGATCTTCCAGGACATCAGCACTGGTGCCCAGAATGACTTGGAACGATGCAGCGAGATCGCTCGCAGCATGGTGATGGATTACGGGATGAGCCGTCTGGGACGCTTGAATTTCCGTCGCAGCACGCGGTCACCGTTCTTGGCCGGCGGCGGAGGCAACGAGTACCAGTTCAGCTACGGTGCCGAAACGGCCAAGATGATCGACAAAGAAGTCGCGAGGATCGTCGAAGACGCATTGACACAGACACGCGAGATCCTGTCACAACGTCGCGAGGTGCTGGAAGCCGTAACGCAAAGGTTGTTGGAAGTCGAAGCGATCGACAACACGGAGTTGAACCGATTGATCCAACAACACACCGGCGGTCCTTGGCTGGTTCCCGGAACCGTCACGGAAAAACCGCGAGCACAAATCCGCACCGACGAAACCGACGCCCAACGCAACGCCAGTGCAACCTGA